In Nicotiana tabacum cultivar K326 chromosome 11, ASM71507v2, whole genome shotgun sequence, a single window of DNA contains:
- the LOC107783583 gene encoding protein RESTRICTED TEV MOVEMENT 3, with protein MADFCNEDGVSRSISETPPTHYTLKIQSLSLLKKNNIEKYTSPYFEAGGYKWKLVFHPKGNKNKNAEGKHVSIYLMMAEASSLVPAGWEVHAVFRLFLLNQNNDNYLVLQDRTVQKGRRFHAMKVEWGFDRFISQEDFNNQANGYVVDDICVLGAEVYVCQEKFKGKADCLSMVKDPISYKHVWKIDKFSSLTADCKDSKTFIQEEHKWKIQVYPKGKGSGTGSHLSLYLALAEPSSLSQGSQIYAEFTLRILDQINATHYFGKANYWFSGSHTFYGWPRFISIGYFSLPGAGYLVKDTCVIEAEVTVHGATTNNIML; from the exons ATGGCTGATTTCTGCAACGAAGATG GAGTTTCAAGATCCATTTCGGAAACTCCCCCTACTCATTATACTCTCAAGATTCAGTCACTATCACTGCTAAAAAAGAACAATATTGAGAAATACACTTCCCCTTATTTTGAAGCTGGGGGCTATAAATG GAAGTTGGTGTTTCATCCAAAAGGAAACAAAAACAAGAATGCAGAAGGGAAGCACGTTTCTATATATCTGATGATGGCGGAGGCAAGCTCACTTGTCCCTGCAGGTTGGGAGGTCCATGCTGTTTTTCGCCTCTTTTTGCTTAATCAGAACAATGACAATTACTTGGTCCTCCAAG ATAGGACAGTTCAAAAAGGAAGAAGATTCCATGCAATGAAGGTGGAATGGGGATTTGATCGATTCATAAGTCAAGAAGATTTCAACAATCAAGCAAATGGGTATGTTGTGGATGACATATGTGTCTTAGGAGCAGAGGTTTATGTATGTCAAGAAAAGTTCAAAGGTAAAGCCGATTGTCTATCCATGGTTAAAGACCCCATTAGCTATAAGCACGTCTGGAAGATCGACAAGTTCTCATCTCTCACTGCGGATTGTAAAGACTCCAAGACCTTTATTCAAGAAGAACATAAATG GAAGATACAGGTATACCCCAAGGGAAAAGGGAGTGGTACAGGCAGCCATCTATCACTATACTTGGCATTGGCAGAACCAAGCAGCTTATCTCAGGGTAGTCAAATATATGCAGAATTTACATTGCGTATCCTTGATCAAATCAACGCAACACATTACTTCGGCAAAG CCAATTATTGGTTCAGTGGATCACATACGTTCTATGGATGGCCAAGATTTATATCGATTGGGTACTTCAGTTTGCCTGGGGCTGGTTATTTGGTCAAAGACACCTGTGTTATAGAAGCTGAAGTCACTGTGCATGGGGCAACTACTAATAATATAATGCTCTAA